tgctgataaggttccccaagatggcggaaggtagcggaagcagacgacagcagcggatgtgacgtcacgtgcatgcTATATAtgtattctaaaactcttcactcctgcgttccctaacgctaacacccgcaaagctctttggggcctcAAACTTTTGggacccctattctaaaactctctatttaccTGCATCGACCTTCCGCTAATCATAACCACTGCTTGCGTATCAAGATAATAGATATCACGATACGGTCGGATGAAAGGAGGAAAGCCTGCTGGCGGCATCCTAACTGTTTAGACCAAGGCGCTTGAACATTGGTCGGATGTAGTCGGAGGAGAGAGAAAAGCCAGTGCGCTGCTATTTGAGCCTCCAGAAGTTGCCGTTCAGCTGGTGAAACACCTCGAATAACGATGCACCCACTTGCATATATAGGCGCCAATATTCTATTAAAAAAGGAAAACTTAGATTACAACGACGATCGTGATGTCAGTTTCCGCTCTGTGCCCTTTCAAATGCTGCGCTAAGTTGTCATTTCACTCTGTCCGTCTCGCTAGCGTACCGGTGGTTAGCAGAAGGGACCGCGCGCCACGGGTAATTCGGGGATAAAATGACGCTTGTTTTCGTGTTACAGTGGCTTTGCACGACTCGCCGCGGCAGCACCGTGGCTATGTTGTTGCGCTGCTGATCATGATGTCGCGGGTTCGGTTGAGGTCGCGGCGGCCGCGTCCCTATGTGGccggagtgcaaaaaaaaaaaaaaacgctcatgtgccgtgcattgggtgcacgtttaagaacccccgGTATACCCCGtgcaaatcgtggttttggcacggaaaaccccagaatttaactttttttttttgagaaatgGCTTTGCACACTGCGTTCACTGAGCACGGTTTCTGGTGCCATGCGCAGTCCTTGTCAAAAGTTGCGAAGCCACCCCAAGAGATACGTTCTCGCACGCTTCCAGCACGAATCCTGTAGCACACCAGGCGTTTGCGAAGCTCGGGAGAACGAGGGGCATAGTCACCCCTAATCTCTCGGGCTTTGGAGAAACGAAACCTTTAAATGTGCCCCAATACACTGCCAGACCAATGCCCCGCCCTTCTCTTTCCCAATCACGATTGAATGTCACTTGATCCTTAAAATTCGGCCATGTGAACaaaagcaaagtaaaaaaaaaataaacatttactTCTCCTTCTACAGACGCAAATTGCGCTAACGAGTTCCTTGAATGATTTGACTAATGTGCGGGAACCGTACAGTGGTCGTATATGATTTTACGGAGGTCCGAACACTCGGAAGCGGACACCTTATGCTGCGCATTCAAACCCTCGCCGGGCGTCAGAGTTAAGTGCCTTTGGCGTCGGTGTGCATGGCTGACAGCATCGAAATCCCAAGTAAGGAACGAACCTGGGATCGCTCTCAAGTCGCGCGATTACTTATTTCCCGTGTATAAAATGACTCACAGCATGCAAATTTCCGCAGATGTTATGTTTGGATCTATTTTTGTTTTCCGTGGTATTGCTTGGTCCATTACTGGCCCGAGAAGCTGTTCTCCTTTCTCTTCTTATGATTCTTTTGTTCTGATGAAGGATAACAAAGCGGAGACGGAACTACCTAAACGTTCTCTCCTCCCGGGATACCGCCGGTGCGTGCGAAGCGTGTAATTGATGGCGAATTCATTTGGTGGTAGACAGGTCTGCTCTTAGCAGCTCCCTTTTATTCTCGTCAGTCGACAAGCCCTTTGCCCACGCTTTTTACTCAGTGTTTATCTgacttgctttttctttcttacttgttattttttttcccttcttgcgTTTACGAGAAGAGGCAGATTGGTTAGAGGAGCGAAGGGGATGTGAAGCGGTGAGGGGGAGCGATAGATGAACGCCGGCCGCGGGCCGGGACGGTAGTGATCCACAAGCGGTGCCGATTTCCGTGGGGTCAACCCCCCCGTTCTCGTCAATTATTTTCTTCATATTTCACAGAGAAGTGGAGGTGGAGTGGGGGGCACCGACTCGCTTGCGGATGTTTATGTTCTGATACGCTTAAATTTGGTATGCATGCCCGCTTCCCGACTCCCCGCGCATTCCCAACCGAGGAGAAAGAGGCGGACGACCCGTGGTCCTTTACCTCACCGGACCCCCGTCCTCTCACGCATCCGGGCAGCGCTTCTCCCTAGGCGCCCTTTCTTCCCCACGCGAACGGGTGCCGAGGCTCCCGCCTTCTTTTTTTAGGGAGAAAGGGTCTCGCGCGGTGCGGCCATGCAGCAACGAGCGTTGTCCGCGGAAGCCCGTGCAGGCGCGGATCGATCAGGCGGCAAAGCGGGGGCGCCAAAGGAGTCGCGTGTCCCCGGCAGGCGACGGTGCTTGCGCGCGTCGCCAGCAGAAGCGTGACGGCACGCTTGTGCTTCTAGCAACGCTGCCGCTGCACCGCCAAGGCACGCGCCGCTTGCGGTCTCGGCGGTGTACGGTTGCCGCGCGGCGCCGCGCTACGCCGCTCCAGCGCCGACTTGCACATCTGTGCCGCCGAAGCAACTCGCCAGCAAAAACGCAGGACCACGAATTTATGGTTAACGCGGGACGGCGCAGACACGCAAGTAGTTAAAATCAAATGGTTAACTTTTTCACCCCGTGCCGCCTTGGGACGTTAAGTCCCATCATTAATTTCATTAACGACTTTATGGCTTACTTGTAGGGCGGAAGCTTTAGAGCGTCATTGGAAGCCTAAGATCCAATTGTCTGTCGCACGCTTCCTGTCTGTATAGGGCTTTTCGGCCCGCTTGCTGAGGCGCGTCGCTACGAGGCCGTTTCTTGTTTATTGCTTGTTCCGTCGGCTCTTTTCAAAGCGCGGCAAACAGGAACGACGCAGAAGGTAGCTTGTCGCAAACAACTCGATCTTCTCATTTACAATGGTGCTCCAAAAGTTTTGCATCCGCAAACAAGTAGCACAATTACAACTAAAACAAGCTACTAATGATTACAAGCCATCCAATTAGGCCATACAAAATAAAATGATATCGACATTTCCGAATGAATGCTGACGACACACAGTTACCTTCATTCCTATATACGAGTcatcgctttgaaaaaaaaaaaagaaagctggcgcGCATTAGTTAGGGTTACGCAGTATATTTTGAGCACTATTTGATTACGATTTTTTTAAAGTTATGTCTGTGTAGGAGAGTGCGGCATCGTGTGTTATGATGGTTACAACATCTTGCTTGATCGGACGGTACATATAAaaccgaaacaaacaaacaaacaaacaaacgtatAAAATAAGATGTATATAGAAGTCGGATCGCGTTGACACACTATTCAGAGAAAGTTCAAGGTGGCTCATTGTACGCCATTGTATGTCGGAACAAACACATATAGCATAGCAAGTAATCCCAACAAGTTTAATAAAGCGCACTGTACGCCCCACCAAACACACATATGCACGTCATGTAATGACAGTTTTGAAGAGCAGAAATGAAATAAAAGTAAAGTTTATGGGACCTCaatagagatagagagaaatagaaAGTTAGAGTTATTTTTCTTTGCTTCGATAGTTTGCCCCCACACAATAAACTGGGTATTGCAAcccgtaaacacacacacacacacacacacacacacacacacacacacacacacacacacacacacacacacacacacacacacacacacacacacacacacacacacacacacacacacacacatatatatatatatatatatatatatatatatatatatatatatatatatatatatatatatatatatatatatatatatatatatatatatatatatatatatatatactgtcggCGTCAGAAGTTGCGGGACACAGCATTTGCGAAAAAAACTGAACTCCCCGAAAACCTAGGCACAAACAGGCATTCAATGTTGAAGTATTCAACAGCTTGTGTGATGCACATCATGTACGATTCAATTGGAACCGGCATGCTCATAACATTCATGGAACCCCTGCACGGCGAACTTTTGAGGCCAGTTGCAGCTGGTATTGGTCAACGCAGTTCATGAGGGATCGGTGACGAGGATTGTAAAATCAGTGACGGTCGTTGAGTGGGTGGCCTAAGCCGCCTCTTAAACATAATTGCGGTATCTTGAGGAGCGTAGCGAGAGGCAACAGTCTCGATTCAGTTCCACAATGGCAACGTGTTTTATCAAGAATAATTAAGCTTAGGGAACGCAGGTCAATTAAAGAGAACCAAGTGAGTGTCGCGCAATCTTTATGGCCATCGGCGAGAATGAATTCGCGTGGAAGAAATTTGCAGTTTCGTTCGACAGCTAAGCCGTGGCACCGATAGCATGCGAAACTCCAGAGCGCCGCCATTGCTAATTTTCCCTTTAAATCGGTTTCATTTTGTGCCTGAAAAATATTCAGAATACCACGCTGGTGAATATAGTGATGCGTAACGCACAACCCGTAaacacaatagagagttttagtttaggggacgcaagcggcttgtgtacgcaagaactaggggccacggttctgcgcatgcgcagacccggaCCCGGCGCCCGTAGTTCTTGCGTACacaagccacttgcgtcccctaaactaaaactctctaatatctaGTGACTACGCGCTTCGTATACCCAgcatggtggcttagtggctatgacactctgctgctaagcacgaggttgccgGTACGATCCCCGGCCACGGCAGTGGTATTGCGAGGAGGGCAGAATGCAGCTGTATGTTAAAGGACCCACTTGCTCGATATCAATCCGGAGAACGGAGACGAGtttcctccgcccccccccccccccattccccaGCAGCTGTATAGTATAACTGTCTTCCTTACCATATACGCTGTGCTTAAGGAATAATTAAAGCATTCGCTCAAAAACACCCAGTACTGGGTACCAACCCACTCCCACTGTAGCGATTCCCGCCTAATGCGACCCCTGCGACTCGTGCAGGTCTTACTCGCTGTCGGCGCTGCTGTACTACAGCAACGAGTCCACGTGGGAGCCAGGTGTCGAAGCCAAGGTGTCTGTGCGCGCAGAGCTGGACTGGAGCACCGGTGAGTGCTGGGGCAGCGTTGGTATTTATCTGCGAGCCCTCCATCACGCCGCCGCTAGTGTGCCAGATGCCAGCTATAGTAATATGACCCACTTCGCGTCGTCACCATATAGTATGTTGTCCAGTTTACAGTTTCGTGGTGCGGTTCCTGTAGCGGTCCTGGCAGTGCAGACATCTGGACTGCAAGCAAGTACGAGAGCCCTTTTCAGTGCAGCATGCGTTGGCACTAAGGgcgaaaataatatatatatatatatatatatatatatatatatatatatatatatatatatatatatatacataaacgagaagaaagggggttaaccgagggacccgataattatatatatatatatatatatatatatatatatatatatatatatatatatatatatatatatatatatatatatatatatatatatatatatatatatatatatatatatatatatatatacatacatacatacatacatacatgcagaGATAGAGCGAAGAAGACAGGAGGCTGTCCTGTGTTCCTCTAGTCTTCGTCTATGTCACTTCGAGCTAAAAACATAGAATACGATACCTTACCAACTGTCCATCCTTTTGCAGCCCGTATACGTTTGACAAGGACTGCACATACTCACACAGCGACACATGGTTTTCGCtaacaaaagaagaaaagggagTGACGGAAAAAATCTCTTTGCAGGAGAAAGTGCTTGCCCCATATGTCGCTCCAATTTACGAGCTGCCACCACCCCTTCCATGAGGCAACAAAGTTGTCCGTCTTATCGTATGCAGTTCTGGCCTTGGTTGCGAGAACTTGTGTGCGCCCGAACGCACGCAAGAAAACACACACCCAAGTTTTTTTCACTGACTACGGAGTGGGCACGTGTCACGAACCCGAGTACATTACCAATAACATAGTTTTGACCCGTACGCTTAATGCTATCACGTAGACACATGATCCTAAGAGCCGCTAGAAGTTcgtttttattgcgacagcagtaAATGCTTGGAATAGGTGTTGCCGGTCCGTCCTTTCCTTTACTTTGACGGCGTACGTTGTCAAGTTGTTGTCAGGTCACTAGCTCACCTTAGCTTAACCACCTTCACAGGGCTAATAGTTCATATTCACATATTACTAAATCCTGCTTCAGATCCTCGTTGCAGAAAATTGGAGTTTTCTGACTTATTTTGCCAAGAACTACTGATGATCATCGACGGGATCCTAATGCCTGCAATAGACACCACGGAGTTTGCGTAATATACTCTAAGCAACTCTCGCCAACAAAAAGCTGCAGATATCCCTGTGACGTCAGTATCAGTACAACATTAAGTGAAATTAGCATTTAAAAATTATGGCGACATTTTAATGATTGTGCTTTTGACATCTGCTACGCTACAATTGAGACTGCTTTGCAATGTACGTAAGCGTACTTTACACACTTTCGATTGCAATACCCGAGTTTTCCTTATGACGTTTTCCTTTTCCTTATTTATTGTGTCATTTCCAGCAAAACAATGCAAGAAAAGCTCAATGAGCTACATGAGTACATCCGAAGAAGATTACCCCAGTCTTTTGTTTTCAGATACTTCACAAAATTATGTCTCTGCCATTAAAGATCgctacgtttctttttttgctgcggcGATAAAGGTCGTTCGCGTAATTAGGAACGCCTTTCAGATACTTTGCCATTACGGTGGTTCTCTGTTGCAGCCGTGCCCGCCCTTCACGCGCGTTTTCTAACTGTACAACCATTCTTCCTGTGCGTCGCTTTCTTAACATTTATCGATTTAAATTGATATAGAGATATTGCCATATAGATAGTGCGCATTGCGGACGGATAGCAGTGATCCTGTCCACGATAAGATAATGTGTAGTGCTTACTGCGACCTACgcctaatgtaaaaaaaaaaaaaagtctcggACGCCTTCGTGTCGAATTCAATTGCTTTTATTGTGCCGAATAGGACTTATGGAGATTATATGAAAGATGGTATGTGGCAATTGTACACTAATAATCACAATGGTTCGTGTGGAATAATGCTTTTAAAAAAACAAAATCGTTGTGATGAACCAGGCTGCTCGCAGACTTCACACTGTCATGAAGGCATGTGCAAAGTCCGAGGCCCACATTGCGTCGACTCGTCCAACCATAGCAGTCGAGATCGCTCCACGAGCCTCCGCAGCAGGAACCCACGTCACGCACAAGAATGCAATAGATGTAGGTCCCACTCCAAGCCTGCCGTCTTGAGAAGCAGAATCCACACctccatctgctggttcccgctACTGGCATTAGCCTCGACGACCACCGCGAAAAGGGTTTCCATAACTATTTGCGCTGCGTCAGCACATGGTATATAACAGTGTGTTAGCTGGTCTATTCCTGTTGGGTTCCGACCTCTATCCGACACTTCCGAAGATGAGCGAGCGAATAGCCCCTCCAGGTGTCACACAGTCTTCGTAGACATTCACACCGGTCATACCGAGTCCTGATGGCGAGTGCCGGGCGATGACCGTGATCGTGTCGCACCCGATGCCAGGTGGCGGTGTCTTTCGTCTGGCTGCGTGGGAGCGCACACTAAGTCTTCCACCACGTTGTCTTCGCCAGCTTCGTCGTTGAATGACTGTGTGACGCCATTCAGCCTGTCGTGCTCATCCTGGTCGACGTCTGCTGCCTACGGCTGTGTTACTGCATTCAACCTCTGATCGTATTCTTGCTCCGTGTATTCTGCCATTTTACCAAGGAAAAGCTCGAGGCTCTGCCTAATGAGCGGCGGCGAAAGCTCGATTGCGGCAACGACGTTCTTGCAGACGCATCTGTGGCTGGCTTCGTGGAGGCGGGGGATGCAGAGACAGTTACGTTGAAGCCGTTGGTGGAAATGGTCGAGACCCAGTGACAGCAGCAGACGTTCGCTCAGCTCGCCTGTCTCGAGCGCCAGAAGTGCAACCGCTGTGAGACCCCGAGCAGTGTCGCCATCCTGCATTTTCGCAGCCTCTACGACGTCATCCTGGAGGCGCGCAACTGCGGCGGCATGGACTTGCGAGACATCCACGCAATTGTTGTCAAAAAGGTGAGAGACGTCGGTGGCAGTAGCAGGAAAGGCAAAATGTTGAGGCGCGCCGCAGGATAGATAACGGTCCGGCGGCTTGTTGTGGAATGAGCTTACAGGTGGCCTTGACGTAGGCGGAGGTGAGCTATAAAGCAGTTCTGTGAATGCTGGAGTATTCGCGCTCAACGAGAGGCGAACGTTTGTCGGGGGTGGCCAACGGCAACCAGTCACGTCATTTTGGCATCTGGGCGCCGAGACGCTCACAACAAGCTGCGCGTGGATGTAACTAGCTGCGGCCCACGCCGTGCACACGGCCCGTTGTATGGGCCGCAGTAGCGCTTGGCCCCATGGCTTGGTGCTGGCAGCACGTTGGTGATGCGCAGACGCAGATCGTTGTTGCTGCCGAGGAAGGTGAAGCTCAGGCGTCGTGAGAAGCAGAATCCACAGCTGCTGGCGGTGGTTGCCGCCACTAGAGGCGGCCTCCGAGAACGAAGCGAACAGGATTCCTGTAGCTAGATGACCTGTGTCAGAGCGTTGGTGATGCGCTGACGGACGTTGCTTTTGTTGCCGGAGAAAGTGCAACTCAGACGTCTTCGGGAGCAGAATAGACGGATGCAGCTGCTCGTAGCCGTCAATGGCAATGACTTCGACGAACGTCGCAAACAGCATTCCCATTGGAAGTTGTACTGCGCAAGCACGATGACAATGTGCTGACGGAGATCGTTTTCGCTGCCGAGAACGCCGAAGAAATGCTCAGTGGCCTGGGATGGGTAGATGCATAGTAGGACCAAGCGTCAAAGCTCCGGTGTCTCGCGGCTTGTCACAAAGAGGCATCGAACGTTCTGGCTTCTCCTGTATCTGTGCAGCGGCTCCGGCAACGCGGACACGTCCTGACTTTCGGCGATGTTCAGGCTTTGTGGATCCTCTGGCCGTGGCGATGCTGCCTTAGGTCGCTATTGACCGCGCGCGACCCCAGTGAATCAGGATGACCTTCTTGTTGGACTGGAGCTTAAGCTACTGCTTGAAAATGGCGATTCGATGAACGAGCGTCAACTGCACGAGGATGCGTGGGTCCACTTCTTTGTCATCGTTCCACGTCTCGTGCTCGACtgtaaagaagtaaaaaaaaattcacgcagaaatgTATGTGTTTGACCTGCCGTGGTTagttagtggctatgatgttgtgctgctaag
This Dermacentor albipictus isolate Rhodes 1998 colony chromosome 1, USDA_Dalb.pri_finalv2, whole genome shotgun sequence DNA region includes the following protein-coding sequences:
- the LOC139056483 gene encoding uncharacterized protein, producing MGMLFATFVEVIAIDGYEQLHPSILLPKTSELHFLRQQKQRPSAHHQRSDTGHLATGILFASFSEAASSGGNHRQQLWILLLTTPELHLPRQQQRSASAHHQRAASTKPWGQALLRPIQRAVCTAWAAASYIHAQLVVSVSAPRCQNDVTGCRWPPPTNVRLSLSANTPAFTELLYSSPPPTSRPPVSSFHNKPPDRYLSCGAPQHFAFPATATDVSHLFDNNCVDVSQVHAAAVARLQDDVVEAAKMQDGDTARGLTAVALLALETGELSERLLLSLGLDHFHQRLQRNCLCIPRLHEASHRCVCKNVVAAIELSPPLIRQSLELFLGKMAEYTEQEYDQRLNAVTQP